A part of Anser cygnoides isolate HZ-2024a breed goose chromosome 15, Taihu_goose_T2T_genome, whole genome shotgun sequence genomic DNA contains:
- the PMS2 gene encoding mismatch repair endonuclease PMS2 isoform X2: MEEAAAEPSPEPAKAIRAIDSRSVHRICSGQVVLNLGTAVKELVENSLDAGATNIDIKLKDHGTELIEVSDNGGGVEEENFEGLTLKHYTSKIQDFSDLVHVETFGFRGEALSSLCALSDVTIFTCHKSAKVGTRLVFDHNGKITQKTPYPRQQGTTVNIQQLFYTLPVRHKEFQRNIKKEYAKMVQILQAYCIISKGVRINCSNQVGQGKKNSVVSTTGSASLKENIGAVFGQKQLQSLIPFVQLPPNEAVCEEYGLNATDMPQNLYSITGFISRCDHGVGRSATDRQFFFINQRPCDPAKVVKVVNEVYHLYNKHQYPFIVLNICVDSECVDINVTPDKRQILLQEEKLLLAILKTSLMEMFGSDLNKMNVNQKLLDIAGNLKKTLPEESEKPREEMLLNSETENASGGGKRMTLARLRESFSLHQTESNFQSPKRAKQQHSSPRQLSLETVLSTVKNRKTALSEESESCHKMESKMSVPNSCLRKLEDNTDSGFCSTSESDVGYNTTEAGSCVNSESVINPPEEEFSSSEEQLQNECPKTAGHSEKSLECDVQVLGTEHELNRMNDWKNQSNLSLEASNSSPRGKCFKSESGDFKAGVHPEVKNTENCMPTVDVLVEVKKKTVPLEFSMKVLAERVRKVMQQQRKSTETQNYRRFRAKISPGENKVAEDELRKEISKEMFAKMEIIGQFNLGFIIAKLNSDLFIIDQHATDEKYNFEMLQQHTVLQGQKLIAPQNLNLTAVNETVLIENLEIFRKNGFDFLINEDAPVTQRVKLISLPTSKNWTFGPQDIDEMIFMLSDCPGVMCRPSRVRQMFASRACRKSHLFSGDDWNCTEHTGDEKTDHPYG, encoded by the exons atggaggaggcggcggcggagcccaG CCCGGAGCCCGCCAAGGCCATCAGGGCCATCGACAGCAGGTCCGTGCATCGCATCTGCTCCGGGCAGGTCGTCCTGAACCTCGGCACCGCCGTCAAGGAGCTGGTGGAGAACAGCCTGGACGCTGGAGCGACCAACATCG ATATAAAACTGAAGGATCATGGAACAGAACTGATAGAGGTTTCAGATAATGGAGGTGgagtggaagaagaaaactttGAAGGCTTGA CTCTGAAACATTACACATCAAAGATACAAGATTTTTCTGATCTAGTACATGTTGAAACATTTGGGTTTCGTGGTGAAGCTCTCAGTTCACTGTGTGCATTAAG TGATGTTACCATTTTTACCTGCCATAAATCTGCAAAAGTTGGGACTCGTTTGGTATTTGATCACAATGGTAAAATTACTCAGAAAACTCCTTATCCGCGACAACAAGGAACAACTGTTAACATACAGCAGTTGTTTTATACTTTGCCAGTACGACATAAAGAATttcaaagaaacattaaaaag GAATATGCAAAAATGGTCCAGATACTGCAAGCATACTGTATTATTTCAAAAGGAGTGCGGATTAATTGCAGTAATCAGGTCggccaagggaaaaaaaactctgTGGTATCCACTACTGGAAGTGCtagtttaaaggaaaacattggaGCAGTATTTGGGCAAAAACAG ttgcagAGCCTCATCCCTTTTGTTCAGCTACCTCCTAATGAAGCTGTTTGTGAAGAATATGGACTTAACGCTACTGACATGCCACAAAATCTTTATAG TATTACAGGCTTCATTTCTCGTTGTGATCACGGTGTTGGAAGGAGCGCAACAGACAGACAATTTTTCTTTATCAACCAACGTCCATGTGATCCAGCAAAG GTTGTCAAGGTTGTGAATGAAGTTTATCACTTGTACAATAAACACCAATATCCTTTTATTGTTCTTAACATTTGTGTGGATTCTG AATGTGTTGACATCAATGTTACTCCAGACAAAAGGCAAATTTTACTTCAGGAGGAAAAACTTTTattagcaattttaaaaacttctctGATGGAGATGTTTGGTAGTGACCTTAACAAAATGAACGTCAATCAGAAACTTCTGGACATTGCAG gcaacttgaaaaaaacacttcctgAAGAGTCAGAAAAGCCTCGGGAAGAAATGCTGCTCAATTCTGAGACTGAAAATGCAAGCGgtggaggaaaaagaatgacTCTTGCCAGATTAAGGGAGTCATTCTCTCTCCACCAAACAGAGAGTAATTTTCAAAGCCCTAAAAGGgcaaaacagcagcacagctcccctAGACAACTGTCACTTGAAACTGTTTTGAGTACTGTAAAGAATCGAAAGACTGCCTTGAGTGAGGAGTCTGAGAGTTGTCATAAGATGGAGTCAAAGATGTCAGTTCCAAACAGCTGTTTGAGAAAATTAGAAGACAATACAGATTCTGGATTCTGTAGCACCTCTGAATCAGATGTTGGATATAATACAACAGAAGCTGGGAGCTGCGTCAATAGTGAAAGTGTAATTAATCCTCCTGAAGAAGAATTCTCTAGCTCAGAAGAACAACTTCAAAATGAGTGTCCTAAAACGGCTGGACATAGTGAGAAATCATTGGAATGTGATGTTCAGGTCTTAGGCACTGAACATGAGTTAAATCGCATGAATGACTGGAAAAATCAAAGTAACTTATCTCTGGAAGCTAGTAATTCTTCCCcaagaggaaaatgttttaaaagtgaGTCAGGTGACTTCAAGGCAGGTGTACATCCTGAAGTGAAGAATACTGAAAACTGTATGCCAACTGTTGATGTACTGGTggaagttaaaaagaaaactgtgccACTTGAGTTCTCTATGAAGGTTTTAGCAGAAAGGGTAAGAAAGGTAATGCAGCAACAACGGAAAagtacagaaacacaaaattacAGAAGATTTAGAGCAAAAATTAGTCCTGGAGAAAATAAAGTAGCAGAAGATGAATTAAGAAAAGAGATCAG taaagaaatgtttgcaaaaaTGGAGATCATTGGCCAGTTCAATTTAGGGTTTATAATAGCAAAGTTGAATTCTGATCTTTTCATAATCGACCAACATGCTACTGATGAGAAATACAACTTTGAGATGTTACAACAACACACAGTGCTTCAAGGTCAGAAGCTGATAGC gcCTCAAAATCTCAACTTAACTGCTGTAAATGAAACAGTATTGATTGAAAACCTAGagatattcagaaaaaatgGATTTGATTTTCTGATAAATGAAGATG CTCCTGTAACTCAGAGAGTGAAATTAATATCTTTGCCAACAAGCAAAAATTGGACTTTTGGTCCACAAGACATAGATGAGATGATCTTCATGTTAAGTGACTGTCCGGGAGTCATGTGTAGACCTTCCAGGGTCAGACAGATGTTTGCTTCTCGAGCTTGCAGAAAATCT catttattttcaggtgATGATTGGAACTGCACTGAACATACAGGAGATGAGAAAACTGATCACCCATATGGGTGA
- the PMS2 gene encoding mismatch repair endonuclease PMS2 isoform X1 gives MEEAAAEPSPEPAKAIRAIDSRSVHRICSGQVVLNLGTAVKELVENSLDAGATNIDIKLKDHGTELIEVSDNGGGVEEENFEGLTLKHYTSKIQDFSDLVHVETFGFRGEALSSLCALSDVTIFTCHKSAKVGTRLVFDHNGKITQKTPYPRQQGTTVNIQQLFYTLPVRHKEFQRNIKKEYAKMVQILQAYCIISKGVRINCSNQVGQGKKNSVVSTTGSASLKENIGAVFGQKQLQSLIPFVQLPPNEAVCEEYGLNATDMPQNLYSITGFISRCDHGVGRSATDRQFFFINQRPCDPAKVVKVVNEVYHLYNKHQYPFIVLNICVDSECVDINVTPDKRQILLQEEKLLLAILKTSLMEMFGSDLNKMNVNQKLLDIAGNLKKTLPEESEKPREEMLLNSETENASGGGKRMTLARLRESFSLHQTESNFQSPKRAKQQHSSPRQLSLETVLSTVKNRKTALSEESESCHKMESKMSVPNSCLRKLEDNTDSGFCSTSESDVGYNTTEAGSCVNSESVINPPEEEFSSSEEQLQNECPKTAGHSEKSLECDVQVLGTEHELNRMNDWKNQSNLSLEASNSSPRGKCFKSESGDFKAGVHPEVKNTENCMPTVDVLVEVKKKTVPLEFSMKVLAERVRKVMQQQRKSTETQNYRRFRAKISPGENKVAEDELRKEISKEMFAKMEIIGQFNLGFIIAKLNSDLFIIDQHATDEKYNFEMLQQHTVLQGQKLIAPQNLNLTAVNETVLIENLEIFRKNGFDFLINEDAPVTQRVKLISLPTSKNWTFGPQDIDEMIFMLSDCPGVMCRPSRVRQMFASRACRKSVMIGTALNIQEMRKLITHMGEIEHPWNCPHGRPTMRHIVSLDLISSE, from the exons atggaggaggcggcggcggagcccaG CCCGGAGCCCGCCAAGGCCATCAGGGCCATCGACAGCAGGTCCGTGCATCGCATCTGCTCCGGGCAGGTCGTCCTGAACCTCGGCACCGCCGTCAAGGAGCTGGTGGAGAACAGCCTGGACGCTGGAGCGACCAACATCG ATATAAAACTGAAGGATCATGGAACAGAACTGATAGAGGTTTCAGATAATGGAGGTGgagtggaagaagaaaactttGAAGGCTTGA CTCTGAAACATTACACATCAAAGATACAAGATTTTTCTGATCTAGTACATGTTGAAACATTTGGGTTTCGTGGTGAAGCTCTCAGTTCACTGTGTGCATTAAG TGATGTTACCATTTTTACCTGCCATAAATCTGCAAAAGTTGGGACTCGTTTGGTATTTGATCACAATGGTAAAATTACTCAGAAAACTCCTTATCCGCGACAACAAGGAACAACTGTTAACATACAGCAGTTGTTTTATACTTTGCCAGTACGACATAAAGAATttcaaagaaacattaaaaag GAATATGCAAAAATGGTCCAGATACTGCAAGCATACTGTATTATTTCAAAAGGAGTGCGGATTAATTGCAGTAATCAGGTCggccaagggaaaaaaaactctgTGGTATCCACTACTGGAAGTGCtagtttaaaggaaaacattggaGCAGTATTTGGGCAAAAACAG ttgcagAGCCTCATCCCTTTTGTTCAGCTACCTCCTAATGAAGCTGTTTGTGAAGAATATGGACTTAACGCTACTGACATGCCACAAAATCTTTATAG TATTACAGGCTTCATTTCTCGTTGTGATCACGGTGTTGGAAGGAGCGCAACAGACAGACAATTTTTCTTTATCAACCAACGTCCATGTGATCCAGCAAAG GTTGTCAAGGTTGTGAATGAAGTTTATCACTTGTACAATAAACACCAATATCCTTTTATTGTTCTTAACATTTGTGTGGATTCTG AATGTGTTGACATCAATGTTACTCCAGACAAAAGGCAAATTTTACTTCAGGAGGAAAAACTTTTattagcaattttaaaaacttctctGATGGAGATGTTTGGTAGTGACCTTAACAAAATGAACGTCAATCAGAAACTTCTGGACATTGCAG gcaacttgaaaaaaacacttcctgAAGAGTCAGAAAAGCCTCGGGAAGAAATGCTGCTCAATTCTGAGACTGAAAATGCAAGCGgtggaggaaaaagaatgacTCTTGCCAGATTAAGGGAGTCATTCTCTCTCCACCAAACAGAGAGTAATTTTCAAAGCCCTAAAAGGgcaaaacagcagcacagctcccctAGACAACTGTCACTTGAAACTGTTTTGAGTACTGTAAAGAATCGAAAGACTGCCTTGAGTGAGGAGTCTGAGAGTTGTCATAAGATGGAGTCAAAGATGTCAGTTCCAAACAGCTGTTTGAGAAAATTAGAAGACAATACAGATTCTGGATTCTGTAGCACCTCTGAATCAGATGTTGGATATAATACAACAGAAGCTGGGAGCTGCGTCAATAGTGAAAGTGTAATTAATCCTCCTGAAGAAGAATTCTCTAGCTCAGAAGAACAACTTCAAAATGAGTGTCCTAAAACGGCTGGACATAGTGAGAAATCATTGGAATGTGATGTTCAGGTCTTAGGCACTGAACATGAGTTAAATCGCATGAATGACTGGAAAAATCAAAGTAACTTATCTCTGGAAGCTAGTAATTCTTCCCcaagaggaaaatgttttaaaagtgaGTCAGGTGACTTCAAGGCAGGTGTACATCCTGAAGTGAAGAATACTGAAAACTGTATGCCAACTGTTGATGTACTGGTggaagttaaaaagaaaactgtgccACTTGAGTTCTCTATGAAGGTTTTAGCAGAAAGGGTAAGAAAGGTAATGCAGCAACAACGGAAAagtacagaaacacaaaattacAGAAGATTTAGAGCAAAAATTAGTCCTGGAGAAAATAAAGTAGCAGAAGATGAATTAAGAAAAGAGATCAG taaagaaatgtttgcaaaaaTGGAGATCATTGGCCAGTTCAATTTAGGGTTTATAATAGCAAAGTTGAATTCTGATCTTTTCATAATCGACCAACATGCTACTGATGAGAAATACAACTTTGAGATGTTACAACAACACACAGTGCTTCAAGGTCAGAAGCTGATAGC gcCTCAAAATCTCAACTTAACTGCTGTAAATGAAACAGTATTGATTGAAAACCTAGagatattcagaaaaaatgGATTTGATTTTCTGATAAATGAAGATG CTCCTGTAACTCAGAGAGTGAAATTAATATCTTTGCCAACAAGCAAAAATTGGACTTTTGGTCCACAAGACATAGATGAGATGATCTTCATGTTAAGTGACTGTCCGGGAGTCATGTGTAGACCTTCCAGGGTCAGACAGATGTTTGCTTCTCGAGCTTGCAGAAAATCT gtgATGATTGGAACTGCACTGAACATACAGGAGATGAGAAAACTGATCACCCATATGGGTGAGATTGAGCATCCCTGGAACTGCCCCCATGGAAGGCCTACTATGAGACACATAGTCAGTCTAGACTTGATTTCATCAGAGTAA